A genomic region of Caldicellulosiruptor acetigenus contains the following coding sequences:
- a CDS encoding methyl-accepting chemotaxis protein: protein MVLNVQKIRKLLSTLPGKISLLIFTVILVLVFAIDVFAVAISTSILRQNLQSSISTSVFQSGKYFDQILERAKDLSFQLATNETIQKYLNVQRTSTDDYEKLDWKKNAQKALLSIVSANKFLSSIYILVDKETSLGYPTISFENIDFKKLMSSSWAKAAIESDQGFVWCSNHNQYFNDVLKEVGSEVRDYATSVVRVLYDSSSGNRVGLIVVDIGRDVFDEMLSNVKVTKNSTSFVITPDGFIILPTNINEKLVKNLKALSAELLKKAEKKEIDNFELNMSGRWLVSYSKSPDSSFLYVSLIPISDINSKTVKLQIFIIMISLIFGILGIVSGLIVTLKITKNVKILLESMSKAANGNLTMTTNISSNDEIGMLSDGFNSMVQQLKELITKIKQLSEKVNKSISLIASVATETTAASHEVTKAVSEIAEGASQQANEATAISQQMAEFTKEISVMVNDFKSMNQFSENVLIQTNKGFSAIEMLHQVARKSQETTKNMIFHVRELIGWTEKIGKIMNLLSSISEQTKLLALNASIEAAKAGEVGRGFSVVATEIRKLAQQSRESTKDVEDIIKNILSKAKFSDKVAADVENLIGLQENALDNVQLSFDAMKNAISELYENLRKSLNVLEDIDYKKDRIFNSVESISAISEETAASAEEVSAATEQQLASIEELKNMIEELRKLSVELDTTTSRFITEN from the coding sequence ATGGTTTTAAATGTTCAAAAAATTAGAAAATTGTTATCTACACTGCCTGGAAAAATCTCGCTGCTCATATTTACTGTGATTCTGGTTTTGGTGTTTGCCATAGATGTGTTTGCTGTGGCAATATCTACATCTATTTTGAGACAAAATCTTCAAAGCAGTATTTCAACATCTGTGTTCCAGTCGGGAAAATACTTTGATCAGATCTTAGAGCGTGCAAAAGATTTGTCTTTTCAATTGGCTACGAATGAAACTATACAAAAATATTTAAATGTGCAAAGGACAAGCACTGACGATTATGAGAAATTAGACTGGAAGAAAAATGCTCAAAAAGCTCTGTTAAGTATTGTTTCTGCTAATAAATTTTTGTCGAGCATATATATTTTAGTTGATAAAGAAACTTCGTTGGGTTATCCAACAATAAGTTTTGAGAACATTGACTTCAAAAAATTAATGAGTAGTAGTTGGGCGAAAGCAGCTATTGAAAGTGATCAAGGTTTTGTATGGTGTTCTAATCACAATCAGTATTTCAATGATGTTTTGAAAGAGGTTGGTTCCGAAGTAAGAGATTATGCTACATCAGTGGTAAGAGTGTTGTATGATTCATCAAGTGGTAATAGAGTTGGGTTAATAGTAGTAGATATTGGAAGGGATGTTTTTGATGAAATGCTTTCAAATGTAAAAGTGACTAAAAACAGCACATCATTTGTTATTACACCTGATGGGTTTATTATTTTGCCAACTAATATAAACGAAAAATTGGTAAAGAATTTGAAGGCTCTCAGTGCTGAGCTTTTGAAAAAGGCTGAAAAGAAAGAGATTGATAATTTCGAGCTTAACATGTCAGGCAGATGGCTTGTAAGCTATTCGAAGAGTCCAGACAGCAGCTTTTTGTATGTTTCATTAATACCTATCAGCGACATAAATTCTAAAACTGTAAAATTACAAATTTTCATAATTATGATAAGTCTAATATTTGGTATTTTAGGAATTGTTTCTGGACTTATAGTAACATTGAAAATAACAAAAAATGTAAAGATATTGTTAGAATCAATGAGCAAAGCAGCTAATGGCAATTTAACTATGACAACTAACATTTCTTCAAATGACGAAATAGGTATGTTATCGGATGGTTTTAATAGTATGGTACAGCAGTTAAAAGAGCTAATTACAAAGATAAAACAGCTTTCAGAAAAAGTTAACAAATCAATATCACTAATTGCCAGTGTTGCCACTGAAACCACAGCTGCTTCGCATGAAGTGACCAAAGCAGTTTCAGAAATTGCTGAAGGTGCTTCTCAGCAGGCAAATGAGGCTACTGCGATTTCTCAGCAGATGGCAGAGTTCACTAAAGAAATTAGTGTTATGGTAAATGATTTTAAAAGTATGAATCAATTTTCAGAAAATGTATTAATTCAAACTAATAAAGGATTTTCAGCTATTGAGATGTTACACCAAGTTGCGAGAAAATCTCAAGAGACAACCAAAAACATGATTTTCCATGTAAGAGAACTCATCGGATGGACTGAAAAGATAGGTAAAATAATGAATCTGCTTTCAAGTATTTCTGAACAGACAAAGCTTTTGGCTTTGAATGCATCAATTGAAGCTGCCAAAGCGGGCGAGGTTGGAAGAGGGTTTTCGGTTGTAGCAACTGAAATAAGAAAGCTTGCGCAGCAGTCACGTGAGTCGACAAAAGATGTTGAAGATATTATTAAGAATATTCTATCGAAAGCCAAATTTTCTGATAAAGTTGCAGCTGATGTCGAGAATTTGATAGGATTACAAGAAAATGCGTTGGATAATGTCCAGCTTTCTTTTGATGCGATGAAAAATGCAATTTCTGAGCTATATGAAAATTTAAGAAAATCATTAAATGTATTGGAAGATATAGACTACAAAAAGGATAGAATTTTCAATAGTGTAGAAAGTATTTCAGCAATTTCCGAAGAAACAGCTGCATCAGCTGAGGAAGTGTCGGCTGCAACTGAGCAGCAGCTTGCTTCAATAGAGGAACTTAAGAATATGATAGAGGAACTTAGGAAATTGTCAGTGGAACTTGATACGACAACATCACGCTTTATAACTGAAAATTAA
- a CDS encoding helix-turn-helix transcriptional regulator, which produces MKQIIAERLQKARKSVGLTQERVAQLLNVSRNKIINMEKGDDDYEITMLEKLSKLYGCSLEYLAGIEEAEEKEDELFFRSIEPNGEFKDYEIIAWSNMLLSNIKALKEILSEVQEVEEYEY; this is translated from the coding sequence ATGAAACAAATTATAGCAGAAAGGTTGCAAAAGGCAAGGAAAAGTGTTGGGCTTACTCAGGAAAGGGTTGCGCAGCTACTCAATGTTAGCAGAAATAAAATAATCAATATGGAAAAAGGCGACGATGATTATGAGATAACCATGCTTGAAAAGCTTTCAAAACTTTATGGATGTTCCTTAGAATATTTAGCTGGGATTGAGGAAGCTGAGGAAAAAGAGGATGAACTTTTTTTCAGGTCTATTGAACCAAATGGTGAATTTAAAGACTATGAAATAATAGCGTGGAGCAATATGCTCTTGTCTAATATTAAGGCATTAAAAGAAATACTCAGTGAGGTGCAAGAAGTTGAAGAATATGAATATTAA
- a CDS encoding ImmA/IrrE family metallo-endopeptidase, translating to MNIKAKMYAVKMRDMLGLGLLKPIPDVFSLLESVGIYVFKKPFLDTNISALYRKRKDICLIVINSARTLGHQIFSAAHELYHYQYNPEITSRICVVNSPGSKQEEIMADLFASHFLMPDEGVVEIAENRKNKKGVLDVTDVLFIQQYFGVSYKAIIKKLLELGYIKDPSYYLNVPITKLAKVLGYNTQLYQPTNDIYCSKAYVELVMDAFKLEQISQRKAEEYLNAVNINLNDVIEGQSVEEGDWMYD from the coding sequence ATGAATATTAAAGCCAAAATGTATGCTGTTAAAATGAGAGACATGTTAGGATTGGGACTTTTAAAACCTATTCCTGATGTATTTTCGCTCCTTGAAAGTGTTGGAATCTATGTTTTTAAAAAACCATTTCTTGATACAAACATCTCAGCACTTTATAGGAAAAGAAAAGACATTTGTTTGATTGTTATAAACTCAGCACGAACTCTTGGCCATCAGATTTTTTCAGCTGCCCATGAATTGTATCATTACCAATACAATCCTGAAATCACAAGCAGAATTTGTGTGGTTAATTCACCTGGTTCAAAACAGGAAGAAATTATGGCAGATTTATTTGCTTCCCACTTTTTAATGCCAGATGAAGGTGTGGTGGAAATAGCAGAAAACCGGAAAAATAAAAAAGGAGTCTTGGATGTTACAGATGTGCTTTTTATTCAGCAATATTTTGGTGTAAGTTATAAGGCAATTATAAAGAAATTGCTGGAATTGGGATATATAAAAGACCCTTCTTACTATTTAAATGTTCCAATAACTAAACTGGCAAAAGTCCTTGGTTATAACACTCAGCTCTATCAACCTACAAATGATATTTATTGTTCCAAAGCTTATGTAGAATTAGTTATGGATGCTTTCAAATTAGAACAGATAAGCCAAAGAAAAGCAGAAGAATATTTAAACGCAGTAAATATTAACCTAAATGATGTAATAGAGGGGCAATCTGTTGAAGAGGGGGACTGGATGTATGACTAA
- a CDS encoding methyl-accepting chemotaxis protein has product MQVVLTILGALVLSVIFSILILKIFVDKILSILHGKNNLNAFEKLFLTPVKDWAASFQGFLSDIFKEIDLAYNKILSVAYDIESSAERNQQQSNLVLSNSKDIQNSISGLLVGLKLVLEHIESAYENVSSLEEFMAHFKEKNQNIQEDIQKLLAEVSSDLENMVSENTAYTQKMADQITKLKTVFKKVEDFLGTIVKISEQINILALNASIESAKLESVLGENFKTGFHVIADQIRRLSNDTKSTADEIGDFIIEISGIVDGISSLSEKSKDIISAQVEYGKTTFQKLNQVSQLVNYINKKISQASEKLSVQYSIVNDLKHYVSRLENDYIAVDRSTSRILSSVEVSQKTAARLMRLMNRLVDMCREFESVRNDISEKITKRVEIEVNQQRVAEAIETIENEVIPQLVLNWQSELNHKEVIDQSLQKFSNIFEALWTNNPDGTFIYSNPPEGIENAKVREWFTKAMAGHTYVSGAYISAITRNYCITISMPVYDSFGKLLGVIGADIKLSL; this is encoded by the coding sequence ATGCAGGTTGTATTGACTATCTTGGGTGCGCTTGTGCTATCAGTTATATTTTCCATTCTGATTTTAAAAATCTTTGTTGACAAGATACTTTCAATTTTGCACGGCAAGAACAACCTCAACGCATTTGAAAAGCTCTTTTTGACACCTGTGAAAGACTGGGCAGCATCTTTTCAGGGTTTTCTAAGTGACATATTCAAAGAGATTGACCTTGCATACAACAAAATTTTGTCAGTTGCTTATGACATTGAATCAAGCGCAGAAAGGAACCAGCAGCAATCCAATCTTGTGCTTTCAAATAGCAAGGACATTCAAAATTCTATATCAGGACTTCTGGTGGGCTTGAAGCTTGTTCTTGAGCACATTGAGAGCGCCTATGAAAATGTCTCAAGCCTTGAAGAATTCATGGCTCATTTCAAAGAAAAAAACCAGAATATTCAAGAAGACATTCAAAAGCTGCTTGCAGAGGTGTCAAGCGATTTGGAAAATATGGTTTCAGAAAATACCGCGTACACCCAGAAAATGGCAGACCAAATAACCAAGCTCAAGACTGTTTTCAAAAAGGTAGAAGATTTTCTTGGCACAATTGTGAAGATTTCAGAGCAGATAAACATCCTTGCACTGAACGCTTCTATTGAGTCAGCAAAGCTTGAAAGTGTGCTTGGCGAGAATTTCAAAACGGGCTTTCATGTAATTGCTGACCAAATCCGAAGACTTTCAAATGACACAAAATCAACTGCAGACGAGATTGGAGACTTTATCATTGAGATTTCTGGCATAGTTGATGGAATTTCAAGCCTCAGCGAGAAAAGCAAGGACATAATATCAGCACAAGTTGAGTATGGCAAAACTACTTTCCAGAAACTAAATCAGGTATCTCAGCTTGTTAACTACATAAACAAAAAGATTTCCCAGGCATCAGAAAAGCTTTCTGTCCAGTACTCTATTGTGAACGACCTTAAGCACTATGTATCAAGACTTGAGAATGACTACATCGCTGTCGATAGGAGCACCAGCAGAATTTTGAGTTCTGTAGAGGTGAGCCAAAAAACTGCAGCAAGGCTTATGCGGCTTATGAACAGGCTTGTTGACATGTGCAGGGAGTTTGAGTCTGTCAGAAATGACATCTCAGAAAAGATTACAAAGAGAGTAGAGATAGAGGTAAACCAGCAGCGTGTTGCAGAGGCTATTGAGACCATTGAAAATGAGGTGATACCGCAGCTTGTTTTAAACTGGCAGAGTGAGCTCAATCATAAAGAGGTTATAGACCAGAGTCTTCAAAAGTTTTCTAATATATTTGAAGCTCTGTGGACAAACAACCCTGATGGAACGTTCATCTACTCAAATCCGCCAGAGGGCATAGAAAATGCAAAGGTTAGAGAGTGGTTCACAAAAGCAATGGCAGGTCACACATATGTATCTGGTGCTTACATCTCAGCTATCACAAGAAACTACTGCATCACAATTTCTATGCCTGTATATGATAGTTTTGGCAAGCTTTTGGGTGTGATAGGTGCAGATATAAAACTTTCGTTGTGA
- a CDS encoding class I SAM-dependent methyltransferase gives MNMRKYFNMLAEKWDEIVWHDPQKLNKIVEQIGLKKGDKVLDVGCGTGVLVEYILKFVGPEGCIIGVDVSEKMIEKAKEKYKEITNVNFLHNDVMNLDFKDFFDAIICYSVFPHIEDKENAIKKFSQMLKKDGKLVIAHSQSREKINSLHKSLPEPVKGHFLPQMNEIIHLCRKAQLIEVLSIDNSEMFLLIAKKELIN, from the coding sequence ATGAATATGCGGAAGTATTTTAACATGCTTGCAGAGAAATGGGATGAGATTGTATGGCATGATCCTCAAAAACTAAATAAAATAGTAGAGCAAATTGGACTCAAAAAAGGTGATAAGGTTTTAGATGTTGGCTGTGGGACGGGGGTTTTGGTGGAGTACATATTAAAATTTGTGGGACCAGAGGGCTGCATCATTGGTGTTGATGTTTCAGAGAAAATGATTGAAAAGGCAAAGGAAAAATATAAAGAGATAACAAATGTAAATTTTTTACACAACGATGTGATGAATCTTGATTTTAAAGACTTTTTTGATGCTATAATATGCTACTCAGTATTCCCGCATATTGAAGACAAAGAAAATGCAATAAAAAAGTTTTCTCAAATGCTAAAAAAAGATGGCAAACTTGTGATTGCTCACTCACAGTCAAGAGAGAAAATAAATAGCCTTCATAAGAGTCTTCCTGAACCAGTAAAAGGTCATTTTCTTCCACAAATGAATGAAATAATACACCTGTGCCGAAAAGCTCAGCTAATTGAAGTCCTCAGTATTGACAATAGCGAAATGTTTTTGCTCATAGCTAAAAAAGAGCTTATCAACTGA